The Pseudomonas berkeleyensis genome includes a region encoding these proteins:
- a CDS encoding UPF0158 family protein, whose product MRTFTLDLDALTQLINGREQQENWLDLESGSVLTLSPDDQYSDERQQVELDPDRYTQIPNLDVPQRVAMRESFLFTLDDLHAHPLLSAALTSRKPLRSFDYEIEAFPAIREQWQAYELKQLREYALNWLYELGLEPAPDRMPLDTRGIPRDILRRLNKSA is encoded by the coding sequence ATGCGCACTTTCACGCTCGACCTCGACGCCCTGACTCAACTGATCAATGGCCGTGAACAGCAGGAGAACTGGCTGGATCTGGAAAGCGGTAGCGTTCTAACCCTGTCGCCGGACGATCAGTACAGCGACGAGCGCCAGCAGGTGGAACTCGACCCGGATCGCTACACCCAGATACCCAACCTCGACGTGCCGCAGCGCGTGGCCATGCGCGAGTCCTTCCTGTTCACCCTCGATGACCTGCACGCCCACCCACTGCTCAGCGCCGCGCTGACCAGTCGCAAGCCGCTGCGCTCGTTCGACTACGAGATCGAGGCTTTTCCGGCGATCCGCGAACAGTGGCAAGCCTACGAACTCAAGCAACTGCGCGAGTACGCACTCAACTGGCTCTACGAACTCGGCCTGGAACCCGCGCCGGACAGGATGCCACTGGATACCCGAGGCATTCCCAGGGATATCCTGCGCAGGCTCAACAAGAGCGCCTGA
- a CDS encoding NorM family multidrug efflux MATE transporter — protein sequence MKNSIGHELGALLRLAGPLISAQLAHALMIFTDTLMMAMLGPQQLAGGALGATCYFIFSIFCTGVIAAVGSLVAIRHGAGDTGGVTRLLRNGLWLAISLGIVSALCLNGLGPLLPHLGQDPAAASQAMEFLRPLSLALPGYLCFMALRGFTSAIGHPGPVMAISIVGTAANFIINYALIKGWFGLSSLGLSGIGMTTALVSSAMALALALYILVSPTYQRYQLRGGLGRPQRAEMRALLRLGLPIGGTYAAEQGLFTFATLCMGALGSVQLAAHQIAIQTVALAFIVPQGLSYAVTFRVGLHYGAERLHLSRLAGNLGMVLGASLMLLFALLFWLAPEWIIGLFLDRHDPAFADIVTLAVSLLAIAAWFELFDGLQSIAMGAIRGLNDGRTTLMIGLAGYWCVGAPLAWLFAFPLGWGAHGVWWGLAAGLAVTATGLVLGFQWKTARLQRPNGVAGAACLS from the coding sequence ATGAAGAATTCCATTGGTCACGAACTGGGCGCATTGCTGCGCCTGGCCGGCCCGCTGATCTCCGCCCAGCTGGCCCACGCGCTGATGATTTTCACCGACACGCTGATGATGGCCATGCTCGGCCCTCAGCAGTTGGCTGGCGGCGCACTGGGCGCCACCTGCTATTTCATCTTCTCGATCTTCTGCACCGGAGTGATTGCTGCGGTGGGCAGCCTGGTCGCCATCCGCCATGGCGCCGGTGACACTGGCGGCGTCACGCGGTTGCTCCGCAACGGCTTATGGCTGGCCATATCGCTGGGGATCGTCAGTGCGCTGTGCCTCAATGGCCTGGGCCCGCTGCTGCCACACCTTGGCCAGGATCCGGCGGCCGCCAGCCAGGCCATGGAATTTCTCCGCCCGCTGTCGCTGGCCCTGCCTGGTTATCTGTGCTTCATGGCCTTGCGCGGCTTCACCAGCGCCATCGGCCACCCGGGCCCGGTGATGGCCATCAGCATCGTCGGCACCGCGGCCAACTTCATCATCAACTACGCCTTGATCAAGGGCTGGTTTGGCCTGTCCAGCCTGGGTCTGAGCGGCATCGGCATGACCACTGCGCTGGTCAGCAGCGCGATGGCCCTGGCCTTGGCGCTGTATATCCTGGTTTCACCGACCTACCAGCGCTACCAACTGCGCGGTGGTCTGGGTCGCCCGCAGCGCGCGGAAATGCGGGCGCTGCTGCGCCTTGGTCTGCCCATCGGCGGCACCTACGCTGCCGAGCAGGGCCTGTTCACCTTCGCCACCCTGTGCATGGGCGCCCTCGGCAGCGTGCAACTGGCAGCGCATCAGATCGCCATACAAACGGTAGCGCTGGCGTTCATCGTGCCGCAGGGGCTGTCCTACGCGGTGACCTTCCGCGTCGGTCTACATTACGGCGCCGAACGCCTGCACCTGTCGCGCCTGGCCGGAAACCTGGGCATGGTTCTGGGCGCATCGCTGATGCTGTTGTTCGCCCTGCTGTTCTGGCTGGCACCGGAGTGGATCATTGGCCTGTTCCTCGACCGTCACGACCCGGCCTTCGCCGACATCGTCACCCTGGCGGTGAGCCTGCTGGCGATCGCCGCCTGGTTCGAGCTGTTCGATGGCCTGCAGAGCATCGCCATGGGCGCGATTCGGGGGCTCAACGACGGCCGCACCACCCTGATGATCGGTCTGGCGGGTTACTGGTGCGTTGGTGCGCCGCTGGCCTGGCTGTTCGCCTTCCCGCTCGGTTGGGGCGCGCATGGCGTCTGGTGGGGGCTGGCGGCGGGACTAGCGGTCACGGCTACCGGCCTGGTATTGGGTTTCCAGTGGAAGACCGCACGCCTGCAACGGCCGAACGGGGTGGCGGGCGCGGCCTGTCTGTCGTAA
- the rep gene encoding DNA helicase Rep has product MSRLNPRQQEAVNYVGGPLLVLAGAGSGKTSVITRKIAHLVQNCGIRAQHIVAMTFTNKAAREMKERVGTLLKGAEARGLTVSTFHNLGMNIIRKEYARLGYKPGFSIFDDGDIKALLTDIMQKEYSGDDGADEIKNYIDSWKNDLILPDEALAGARNPKEQTAAIVYLHYQRTLKAYNAVDFNDLILLPVKLFQEHADILEKWQNRIRYLLVDEYQDTNASQYLLVKMLVGMRNQFTVVGDDDQSIYAWRGARPENLNLLKEDYPSLKVVMLEQNYRSTSRILKCANVLIANNPHVFEKQLWSDMGMGDEIRVIRTRNEDAECERVALEILTEHLRTQRPYSEFAILYRGNYQAKLMELKLQHHQIPYRLSGGTSFFARQEVKDLMSYFRLLVNPDDDNAFLRVINVPRREIGSTTLEKLGNYANERKISMYAAAGEIGLGEHLDARFTERLQRFTRWMDRVRQECAQNDPIAAIRSMVMDIDYENWLRQNASSDKVADARMGNVWFLVDALKSTLERDEDGDMTIEDAIGKLVLRDMLERQQEEEEGAEGVQMMTMHASKGLEFPSVYIIGFEEEILPHRSSIEADTIEEERRLAYVGITRAKRNLALTFAAKRKQYGEVIDCSPSRFLDELPPEDLVWEGLEEAPVEVKAARGNDALANMRAMLKR; this is encoded by the coding sequence ATGTCCCGACTGAACCCCCGGCAACAGGAAGCCGTGAACTACGTCGGCGGCCCTCTTTTGGTGCTCGCCGGTGCAGGCTCCGGCAAGACCAGCGTGATCACCCGCAAGATCGCCCACCTGGTGCAGAACTGCGGCATCCGCGCCCAGCACATCGTCGCCATGACCTTCACCAACAAGGCAGCGCGCGAGATGAAGGAGCGCGTTGGCACCCTGCTCAAGGGCGCCGAAGCCCGCGGCCTGACGGTGTCGACCTTCCACAACCTGGGCATGAACATCATCCGCAAGGAATACGCGCGCCTGGGCTACAAGCCCGGCTTCTCGATCTTCGATGACGGCGATATCAAGGCTCTGCTCACCGATATCATGCAGAAGGAGTATTCCGGCGATGACGGTGCCGACGAGATCAAGAACTACATCGACAGCTGGAAGAACGACCTGATTCTGCCGGACGAGGCCCTGGCGGGTGCGCGCAACCCCAAGGAGCAGACCGCCGCCATCGTCTACCTGCACTACCAGCGCACGCTCAAGGCGTACAACGCGGTGGACTTCAACGACCTGATCCTGCTGCCGGTGAAGCTGTTCCAGGAACACGCCGACATTCTGGAAAAGTGGCAGAACCGTATCCGCTACCTGCTCGTCGACGAATACCAGGACACCAACGCCAGCCAGTACCTGCTGGTGAAGATGCTGGTGGGCATGCGCAACCAGTTCACCGTGGTCGGCGACGACGACCAGTCGATCTACGCCTGGCGCGGCGCGCGGCCGGAAAACCTCAACCTGCTCAAGGAAGACTACCCGTCGCTCAAGGTGGTGATGCTCGAGCAGAACTACCGCTCCACCAGCCGCATCCTCAAGTGCGCCAACGTGCTGATCGCCAACAACCCCCACGTGTTCGAAAAGCAGCTGTGGAGCGACATGGGCATGGGCGACGAGATTCGCGTGATCCGTACCCGCAACGAAGACGCCGAGTGCGAGCGCGTGGCCCTGGAAATCCTCACCGAACACCTGCGTACCCAGCGCCCGTACAGCGAGTTCGCCATCCTCTACCGTGGCAACTACCAGGCCAAGCTGATGGAGCTGAAACTGCAGCACCACCAGATTCCCTATCGCCTGTCTGGTGGTACCAGTTTCTTCGCCCGCCAGGAGGTGAAGGATCTGATGAGTTACTTCCGCCTGTTGGTCAACCCGGACGACGACAACGCCTTCCTGCGCGTGATCAACGTGCCGCGTCGCGAAATCGGCTCGACCACCCTGGAAAAACTCGGCAACTACGCCAACGAGCGCAAGATCAGCATGTACGCCGCCGCTGGCGAGATCGGCCTCGGCGAACACCTCGACGCGCGCTTCACCGAGCGCCTGCAACGCTTCACCAGATGGATGGATCGCGTGCGCCAGGAATGCGCGCAGAACGACCCGATTGCCGCCATCCGCAGCATGGTCATGGACATCGACTACGAGAACTGGCTACGGCAGAACGCCTCCAGCGACAAGGTGGCCGATGCGCGCATGGGCAACGTCTGGTTCCTTGTCGACGCCCTGAAAAGCACCCTGGAGCGCGACGAAGACGGCGACATGACCATCGAGGACGCCATCGGCAAACTGGTGCTGCGTGACATGCTCGAACGCCAGCAGGAAGAGGAAGAAGGCGCCGAAGGCGTGCAGATGATGACCATGCACGCCTCCAAGGGCCTGGAGTTTCCCTCGGTGTACATCATCGGTTTCGAGGAGGAGATTCTTCCCCACCGCTCCAGCATCGAAGCCGACACCATCGAGGAAGAACGCCGCCTGGCCTACGTCGGCATCACCCGCGCCAAGCGCAACCTGGCGCTGACCTTCGCCGCCAAGCGCAAGCAATATGGCGAGGTGATCGACTGCTCGCCGAGCCGCTTCCTCGATGAACTGCCGCCGGAAGACCTGGTGTGGGAAGGACTGGAAGAGGCGCCCGTGGAGGTCAAGGCTGCACGCGGCAACGACGCCCTGGCCAATATGCGGGCGATGCTCAAGCGCTGA
- a CDS encoding putative bifunctional diguanylate cyclase/phosphodiesterase: MSTLVEPMRLILLADSPDWAELLREQLGALGSPSPLITAPSWEAASNLFDDHASGLLLATPDRLPQPNQCPLPMVLLLDEEPSEEPAGVSDWLVRSNLSLDMLRRCLRYAREQGNLKQTLQRLAEQDPLTGIANRQGFQTLLAARLGECNGRGLVLGHLDLDNFRHANDALGYQGGDRLIMQVVSRLKGLLQPCDQLARLGSDEFALLLDVRRDPQRVERLAERITEVLAEPYWVDGESLLVGCSLGLAHARSGEGADPLLWHAHIAMQQAKNQQGCVFHVYDERLNRSERSQADLESELRRALRRDELELHYQPRLCLKTGRIVGLEALVRWQHRERGLLSPSEFVPLAEETGLIVPLGYWVISRALRDMQWLRGRGLPALHMAVNLSFRQFQDSQLLATLSRLIEERGVDAQWLEFELTETAVMRRSDQVQQTMLALGRLGVRFSLDDFGTGFSSFVHLNSLPITLLKIDRSFVGGMGERAENRQLVRAMINLAHNLNLEVVAEGVENIEQLDMLRQFGCDQVQGYLISKAVPLAELARFLVFGMRQPLLTGGPA; this comes from the coding sequence TTGTCCACGCTCGTCGAACCCATGCGTTTGATCCTGCTGGCGGATTCGCCCGACTGGGCCGAATTGTTGCGCGAGCAACTGGGCGCACTGGGCAGCCCCTCCCCGCTGATCACCGCGCCCTCCTGGGAAGCGGCCAGCAACCTGTTCGATGACCACGCCAGTGGCCTGCTGCTGGCGACACCGGATCGCCTTCCTCAACCCAATCAATGTCCGTTGCCGATGGTGCTGCTGCTCGATGAAGAGCCCAGCGAAGAGCCGGCAGGCGTCAGTGACTGGCTGGTACGCAGCAACCTCAGCCTCGATATGCTGCGCCGCTGCCTGCGCTATGCGCGTGAGCAGGGCAACCTCAAGCAAACGCTGCAGCGTCTGGCCGAGCAGGATCCATTGACCGGCATCGCCAACCGCCAGGGTTTCCAGACCTTGCTTGCCGCGCGCCTGGGTGAGTGCAACGGTCGCGGCCTGGTGCTCGGCCATCTCGATCTGGACAACTTCCGTCATGCCAACGACGCGCTCGGCTATCAGGGTGGCGACCGCCTGATCATGCAGGTGGTGTCGCGGCTCAAGGGGCTTTTGCAGCCCTGCGATCAGCTGGCTCGCCTGGGCAGCGACGAATTCGCCCTGCTCCTCGATGTGCGCCGTGACCCGCAACGCGTCGAGCGCCTGGCCGAGCGCATTACCGAGGTGCTGGCCGAACCCTACTGGGTGGACGGCGAAAGCCTGTTGGTCGGTTGCAGTCTCGGCCTGGCCCATGCGCGCTCCGGCGAGGGTGCCGATCCATTGCTGTGGCATGCGCATATCGCCATGCAGCAGGCCAAGAATCAGCAGGGCTGCGTCTTTCACGTCTATGACGAACGCCTGAACCGCAGTGAGCGCAGCCAGGCCGATCTAGAGAGCGAACTGCGTCGCGCACTGCGCCGCGACGAACTGGAGCTGCACTACCAGCCACGGCTGTGCTTGAAGACCGGGCGCATCGTCGGCCTGGAGGCGTTGGTGCGTTGGCAACACCGCGAGCGTGGCCTGCTGTCGCCCAGCGAGTTCGTGCCGCTGGCCGAGGAAACCGGGTTGATCGTGCCGCTTGGTTACTGGGTCATTTCCCGTGCCCTGCGCGACATGCAGTGGCTGCGTGGGCGCGGTCTGCCGGCCCTGCATATGGCGGTCAACCTGTCGTTCCGCCAGTTTCAGGACAGCCAGCTGCTGGCCACGCTCAGCCGTCTGATCGAAGAGCGCGGGGTGGATGCGCAGTGGCTGGAGTTCGAGTTGACCGAAACCGCGGTGATGCGCCGCAGCGACCAGGTGCAGCAGACCATGCTGGCACTGGGGCGGCTGGGCGTGCGCTTCTCGCTGGACGACTTCGGCACCGGTTTCTCTTCGTTCGTCCACCTCAACAGCCTGCCGATCACCCTGCTGAAGATCGACCGCAGCTTCGTCGGTGGCATGGGCGAACGCGCCGAGAATCGCCAACTGGTGCGGGCGATGATCAACCTGGCGCACAACCTCAATCTCGAGGTGGTGGCCGAAGGTGTGGAGAACATCGAGCAGCTCGACATGCTGCGCCAGTTCGGCTGCGACCAGGTGCAAGGCTACCTGATCAGCAAGGCGGTACCGCTGGCCGAGCTGGCGCGCTTTCTGGTATTCGGCATGCGCCAGCCTTTGCTGACCGGAGGCCCGGCGTAG